The proteins below come from a single Staphylococcus sp. MI 10-1553 genomic window:
- the def gene encoding peptide deformylase, translating into MIRKIKTHVHPILRKKATPVTAFDAHLKDIIQDLEDTLYDAEGQALAASQIGVSERVAIVDMEQDGLLQLINPEVIAQSDETATELEGCLSVPGRFGEVTRSRMITVRSYDLNGNEVEMTAYDDIARMILHVIDNLNGVLFVDIMDREISNAELEAYLEDE; encoded by the coding sequence ATGATCAGAAAAATTAAAACGCATGTGCATCCGATTTTGAGGAAAAAAGCAACGCCAGTAACAGCATTTGATGCGCATTTAAAAGACATCATTCAAGATTTGGAAGATACGTTATATGATGCAGAAGGTCAAGCGTTAGCGGCATCGCAAATTGGTGTGAGTGAGCGTGTCGCAATTGTCGATATGGAACAAGACGGCTTGTTACAGCTGATCAATCCTGAAGTCATTGCCCAATCAGATGAAACAGCGACGGAACTTGAAGGGTGCTTGAGTGTGCCAGGGCGTTTTGGTGAAGTGACGCGCAGTCGTATGATTACGGTTCGAAGTTATGATTTAAATGGCAATGAAGTTGAAATGACGGCTTATGATGATATTGCACGTATGATTTTACATGTCATTGATAATTTAAATGGCGTTTTATTTGTAGATATTATGGATCGAGAAATCTCAAATGCAGAATTGGAGGCTTATTTAGAAGATGAGTAA
- the fmt gene encoding methionyl-tRNA formyltransferase has translation MSKIIFMGTPDFSTAILEMLIDTEEVMAVVTQPDRPVGRKRVLTPPPVKKVAVAHDIPVYQPEKLSGSAELETLLQMECDLIVTAAFGQLLPESLLEHPKFGAVNVHASLLPKYRGGAPIHQAIIDGEPETGVTIMYMVKKLDAGDIISQRAIPIEDTDNVGTMHDKLSALGTDLLKETLPAILIGTNDRTPQDEALVSFASNIQREDERIDWTQDARTIFNHIRGLSPWPVAYTTFEDKNMKLYEAQFVSGQSGRPGEIIEVTKKEIIVGTGSDDAIALTEIQLAGKKRMPVAQFLSGFQTSLVGKELI, from the coding sequence ATGAGTAAAATTATTTTTATGGGGACACCTGATTTTTCAACCGCAATTTTAGAAATGTTAATCGACACTGAAGAGGTGATGGCAGTTGTCACTCAACCCGACAGACCTGTAGGACGTAAACGGGTACTCACACCGCCTCCAGTGAAAAAGGTTGCTGTTGCACACGATATTCCTGTGTATCAACCTGAAAAGTTAAGTGGCTCAGCAGAACTTGAAACATTACTTCAAATGGAATGTGACTTGATTGTTACAGCGGCGTTTGGTCAATTATTACCTGAATCATTACTTGAACATCCAAAATTTGGCGCGGTCAATGTACATGCGTCATTATTGCCAAAATATCGTGGAGGTGCACCAATTCATCAAGCGATTATTGATGGTGAACCGGAAACAGGTGTGACGATTATGTACATGGTGAAGAAGTTAGATGCGGGTGATATCATTTCACAACGTGCGATTCCAATTGAAGATACTGATAATGTTGGGACAATGCATGATAAGTTAAGTGCACTCGGTACGGACTTATTAAAAGAAACGCTTCCTGCTATTTTAATTGGCACGAACGATCGCACGCCTCAAGATGAAGCACTAGTGAGCTTTGCATCAAATATTCAACGCGAAGATGAACGTATTGATTGGACACAAGATGCACGTACGATTTTCAACCATATTCGTGGTTTATCTCCATGGCCAGTTGCTTATACGACGTTTGAAGATAAAAATATGAAATTATATGAAGCACAATTCGTCTCAGGTCAATCTGGGCGTCCGGGTGAGATTATCGAAGTGACGAAAAAGGAAATCATTGTAGGAACGGGCTCTGATGATGCGATTGCACTGACAGAAATTCAATTAGCGGGTAAGAAAAGAATGCCTGTTGCACAATTTTTAAGTGGTTTCCAAACATCTCTAGTTGGAAAGGAACTCATCTAA
- the priA gene encoding primosomal protein N' — MIAQVIVGVASKSVDKTFDYAIPADLENVIQPGIRVIVPFGPRKIQGYVMRCVPDEEAEYDLDKLRPIMEVKDIQPELTAELVQLSEWYSRYFLSKRISILEAMLPSAIKAKYSKAFKLKEDADLPDEVVAHFNKEGLYYYKEAQQDENIEQLMPYLKEGHIEAVTILSQNTTKKKRRAVRVVSTELAEAYLETAQKKQKQYEVLAFLLDERHRDVLLQELLEMAFSTSAINTLERQGVIEKYDAIVERNPYEGRVFEQEQKRELTPEQQVAYDTLWHSVRKQQAETFLLHGVTGSGKTEVYLQIIEDVLAQGKEAMMLVPEIALTPQMVLRFKRRFGDEVAVLHSALSNGERYDEWQKIRDGRARVSVGARSSVFAPFKNLGMIIIDEEHESTYKQEDYPRYHAKDIAEWRSRYHQCPLVLGSATPSLESYARAEKGVYTLLSMPSRVNQQPLPDVEILDMREELANGNRSMFSARLVKAIEQRLARKEQVVLFLNRRGYASFMLCRDCGHVPQCPNCDISLTYHKSSDQLKCHYCGYQEQAPFQCPNCESEHIRQMGTGTQRVEELLQQQFPNARTIRMDVDTTTKKGSHEKFLKQFGEGNGDILLGTQMIAKGLDFPNITLVGVLNADTMLNLPDFRSSERTYQILTQVAGRAGRHEKKGEVIIQTYHPDHYAIKDVQQNDYLNFYQKEMQFRKLGQYPPYYYLINFTITHEKTKEVLQAATHIHQILLQHLTEKAFVLGPSPSVIPRINNEYRFQVLVKYKSEPSLIHALTYLDDYYHEMFLKNKLGLKIDINPYMMM, encoded by the coding sequence ATGATCGCGCAAGTTATTGTAGGCGTTGCCTCGAAAAGTGTGGATAAAACGTTCGATTACGCAATACCTGCTGATTTAGAAAACGTCATTCAGCCAGGTATTCGTGTCATTGTGCCATTCGGTCCGCGTAAAATTCAAGGGTACGTCATGCGATGTGTACCGGATGAAGAAGCGGAATACGATTTAGATAAGTTGAGACCGATTATGGAAGTGAAAGATATTCAGCCAGAACTGACGGCAGAACTCGTCCAATTAAGTGAATGGTACAGTCGCTATTTTTTATCAAAACGTATTTCTATTCTTGAAGCGATGTTGCCCAGTGCGATTAAAGCGAAATATTCGAAAGCGTTCAAGTTAAAAGAGGATGCGGATTTACCTGATGAAGTGGTCGCGCATTTTAATAAAGAAGGGCTGTACTATTATAAAGAAGCGCAACAAGATGAAAATATTGAACAGCTCATGCCTTATTTGAAAGAAGGACACATTGAAGCCGTTACGATATTATCCCAAAATACGACGAAAAAAAAGCGACGTGCAGTCAGAGTTGTGTCTACAGAACTGGCTGAAGCGTATTTGGAAACCGCCCAAAAGAAACAAAAGCAGTATGAGGTACTCGCATTTTTGCTTGATGAACGCCACCGTGATGTATTGTTACAAGAATTATTAGAAATGGCATTTTCTACTTCAGCAATCAATACGTTAGAAAGACAAGGTGTGATCGAAAAATATGATGCGATTGTGGAACGAAATCCATACGAAGGACGTGTTTTTGAACAAGAACAAAAACGTGAACTTACGCCAGAACAACAAGTCGCGTATGATACTTTATGGCATTCGGTCCGTAAACAACAAGCTGAAACGTTTTTACTACACGGTGTAACGGGGTCTGGTAAAACGGAAGTGTATCTCCAAATTATTGAAGATGTCCTCGCACAAGGTAAAGAGGCGATGATGCTCGTGCCAGAAATCGCATTAACACCGCAAATGGTATTGCGATTTAAAAGACGCTTTGGTGATGAAGTGGCTGTCTTACATTCTGCTTTGTCGAACGGCGAACGTTATGATGAATGGCAAAAGATTCGTGATGGCCGTGCACGTGTCAGTGTTGGTGCACGTTCAAGTGTATTTGCGCCATTTAAAAATCTCGGCATGATTATTATTGATGAAGAGCACGAATCGACGTATAAGCAAGAAGATTATCCGCGATATCATGCGAAAGATATTGCAGAGTGGCGCAGTCGATATCATCAATGCCCACTCGTGTTAGGGAGTGCGACGCCAAGTTTGGAAAGTTATGCGCGTGCTGAAAAGGGCGTTTATACGTTGTTGTCTATGCCGTCACGTGTCAACCAACAGCCATTACCTGATGTTGAAATTTTAGATATGCGGGAAGAACTCGCAAATGGCAACCGTTCAATGTTTTCGGCACGTCTCGTTAAAGCGATTGAACAACGACTCGCGCGTAAAGAACAAGTCGTCCTCTTTTTAAACCGCCGAGGGTATGCATCATTTATGTTATGTCGCGACTGTGGGCATGTGCCACAATGTCCGAATTGTGATATTTCATTGACGTATCACAAATCGAGTGATCAACTGAAATGTCACTATTGTGGTTATCAAGAACAAGCGCCATTTCAATGTCCGAACTGCGAAAGTGAACATATTCGTCAAATGGGGACAGGGACGCAACGTGTAGAAGAGTTGCTGCAACAACAATTCCCTAACGCGCGAACGATTCGAATGGATGTTGATACAACGACCAAAAAAGGTAGTCATGAAAAATTTTTGAAACAGTTTGGTGAAGGCAATGGCGACATTTTGTTAGGCACACAGATGATTGCGAAAGGATTGGACTTTCCGAACATTACACTCGTCGGCGTACTCAATGCAGATACGATGTTGAATTTGCCTGATTTTCGCTCGAGTGAACGAACTTACCAAATTTTGACGCAAGTAGCAGGGCGTGCGGGACGTCATGAGAAAAAAGGTGAAGTCATCATTCAAACATATCATCCGGATCATTACGCGATTAAAGACGTTCAACAAAATGATTATTTGAACTTTTACCAAAAAGAAATGCAGTTTCGTAAGTTAGGCCAATATCCGCCTTACTATTATTTAATTAACTTTACAATCACGCATGAAAAAACGAAAGAAGTGTTACAAGCGGCAACACATATTCATCAAATTTTGTTGCAACATTTGACAGAAAAAGCGTTCGTGTTGGGGCCGTCACCGTCAGTCATCCCGCGTATTAACAATGAGTATCGCTTCCAAGTATTAGTGAAATACAAGAGTGAACCGTCACTCATCCATGCGTTGACGTATTTAGATGATTATTATCATGAAATGTTTTTGAAAAATAAGCTAGGACTCAAAATAGATATCAACCCTTACATGATGATGTGA
- the coaBC gene encoding bifunctional phosphopantothenoylcysteine decarboxylase/phosphopantothenate--cysteine ligase CoaBC, producing MKNILLAVTGGIAAYKAIDLTSKLTQGGYDVRVMLTEHAQQFVTPLSFQAISRNAVYTNTFLEENPAEIQHIALGDWADAIVVVPATANIISKLSHGIADDMVTTTLLATTTPKFMAPAMNVHMFENPRIQANIQTLIDDGYHFIEPGEGFLACGYVAKGRMAEPLEIKAVIDRQGQENTEKSQSAYFHHKKVLVTAGPTVETIDPVRFVSNRASGKMGYAIAEALQKVGADVTLVTGPTSIEPPSQVEVVQVTTAEEMFQAVKQRFEQQDIIFKTAAVSDYTPVEPLPHKMKKQDGDVTVTFKRTQDILKYLGEHKTTQKLVGFAAETQNMESYAQDKLARKNADVIIANNVGDTSIGFSSDNNEVSLYFKDGTFETLQKDPKKKLAFQILSILESRWDV from the coding sequence ATGAAAAATATTTTGCTAGCTGTAACGGGCGGTATCGCTGCATATAAAGCCATAGATTTAACAAGTAAACTGACACAAGGGGGTTATGATGTGCGCGTCATGTTGACAGAACATGCGCAACAATTTGTAACACCATTATCATTTCAAGCGATTAGTCGTAACGCGGTTTATACGAATACGTTTTTAGAAGAAAATCCAGCTGAAATCCAACATATTGCTTTAGGAGATTGGGCGGATGCGATTGTCGTTGTACCCGCGACAGCGAACATCATTTCAAAATTAAGTCACGGTATTGCGGACGATATGGTGACGACGACGTTACTAGCGACGACGACACCTAAATTTATGGCACCTGCAATGAATGTCCATATGTTTGAAAATCCACGAATTCAAGCTAATATTCAAACGTTAATAGACGATGGATATCATTTTATCGAACCTGGAGAAGGCTTTTTAGCATGTGGCTACGTGGCGAAAGGACGTATGGCGGAACCACTTGAAATTAAAGCGGTGATCGATCGACAAGGCCAGGAAAATACTGAGAAGTCACAATCAGCGTATTTTCACCATAAAAAAGTGCTCGTTACTGCAGGGCCCACTGTTGAAACGATTGACCCTGTCCGATTTGTATCGAATAGAGCGTCAGGGAAAATGGGATACGCCATAGCAGAGGCACTTCAAAAAGTCGGCGCGGATGTGACATTAGTGACAGGGCCTACGTCAATCGAGCCACCAAGTCAAGTCGAAGTTGTACAAGTGACAACGGCTGAAGAGATGTTTCAAGCGGTAAAGCAGCGTTTCGAGCAACAAGATATTATTTTCAAAACTGCTGCAGTATCGGATTACACACCGGTCGAGCCGTTGCCGCATAAAATGAAAAAACAAGACGGTGATGTGACTGTGACGTTCAAACGTACACAAGACATTCTGAAATATTTAGGTGAACACAAAACGACACAAAAACTTGTAGGCTTTGCGGCAGAAACACAAAATATGGAAAGTTACGCACAAGACAAACTCGCGCGTAAAAATGCAGATGTCATTATTGCGAACAATGTGGGAGATACGTCTATTGGTTTTAGTTCAGACAATAATGAAGTGTCGCTTTATTTTAAAGACGGGACATTTGAAACGCTTCAAAAAGACCCTAAAAAGAAATTAGCTTTCCAAATCTTATCAATTTTAGAAAGTAGATGGGATGTATGA
- a CDS encoding Rqc2 family fibronectin-binding protein: MAFDGVFTRKMVEDLQFLVSGRIHKINQPENDTIIMVVRQQRQNHQLLLSIHPNFARIHLTTKKYDNPFEPPMFARVFRKHLEGGRILAIRQIGNDRRIEMDVESKDEIGDTIHRSVILEIMGKHSNLILVNEERKILEGFKHLTPNTNQFRTVMPGFQYEAPPTQHKHNPYEYTGAQVLQHIDFNAGKIDRQLLQTFEGFSPLITKEITSRRHFMTTQTLPEAFDEVMAETKAAPQPVFHKNHETGKEDFYFMKLHQFYDDCVTYDSLHELLDRFYDARGERERVKQRANDLVKLVQQLLQKYQNKLSKLVDEQAGTEEKENQQLYGELITANIYQLKPGDRQLETVNYYTGETVTIPLNPQKSPAENAQYYYKQYNRMKTRERELTHQITLTKENIAYFENIEQQLSHIQVHEIDDIREELAEQGFIKQKKQQKKKKTQKIQLQSYVSTDGDTILVGKNNKQNDYLTNKRAQKSHLWFHTKDIPGSHVVILNDTPSEKTIEEAAMIAAYFSKAGQSGQIPVDYTTIRNVHKPSGSKPGFVTYDNQKTLYATPDYDMIRQLKAEEV, from the coding sequence ATGGCATTTGATGGTGTATTTACAAGAAAAATGGTAGAAGATTTACAATTTCTCGTTTCTGGACGTATTCATAAAATCAATCAACCGGAAAACGATACGATCATCATGGTTGTAAGACAGCAACGCCAAAACCATCAATTGTTGTTGTCGATTCACCCCAATTTTGCACGAATTCATCTCACTACAAAAAAATATGATAATCCATTCGAACCACCGATGTTTGCGCGCGTCTTTCGTAAGCACTTAGAGGGCGGACGTATCCTTGCCATTCGCCAAATCGGAAATGACCGTCGCATCGAAATGGACGTGGAAAGTAAAGATGAAATTGGCGACACGATTCATCGTTCAGTGATTTTAGAAATTATGGGTAAACATAGTAACCTCATTCTCGTTAATGAAGAACGGAAAATTTTAGAAGGTTTTAAACACCTTACACCGAATACAAATCAATTTAGAACCGTGATGCCAGGCTTTCAATATGAAGCGCCGCCAACACAACATAAACACAATCCTTATGAATACACTGGCGCGCAAGTACTCCAACATATTGATTTCAATGCGGGGAAAATTGATCGTCAACTGCTCCAAACGTTTGAAGGATTTTCACCGTTAATCACAAAAGAAATCACATCAAGACGCCATTTTATGACCACGCAAACTCTACCTGAAGCATTTGACGAAGTGATGGCCGAAACGAAAGCCGCACCCCAACCGGTATTCCATAAAAATCACGAAACGGGTAAAGAAGACTTTTACTTTATGAAGTTGCATCAGTTTTACGATGATTGCGTCACGTACGATTCACTGCATGAACTGCTCGATCGTTTTTATGATGCGCGTGGTGAACGTGAACGTGTAAAGCAACGTGCGAACGATTTAGTCAAACTCGTCCAACAATTGCTTCAAAAATATCAAAATAAATTGAGTAAGCTCGTCGATGAACAAGCAGGAACAGAAGAAAAAGAGAATCAACAATTGTACGGTGAATTAATCACCGCAAATATTTACCAATTGAAACCTGGAGACCGCCAATTAGAAACAGTGAACTATTACACAGGCGAAACAGTGACCATTCCGTTAAATCCACAAAAGTCACCCGCTGAAAATGCGCAATACTATTACAAACAATACAACCGAATGAAAACACGTGAGCGAGAATTGACACACCAAATTACTTTAACAAAAGAAAATATCGCTTATTTTGAAAATATCGAGCAACAGTTGTCACACATTCAAGTCCATGAAATTGACGATATTCGTGAAGAATTGGCAGAACAAGGCTTTATCAAGCAAAAGAAACAGCAGAAAAAGAAGAAAACACAAAAAATTCAGTTACAGTCCTATGTTTCAACGGATGGCGATACGATTTTAGTCGGTAAAAATAATAAACAAAATGATTATTTAACGAATAAACGTGCACAAAAATCGCATTTATGGTTCCATACGAAAGATATTCCAGGAAGTCATGTCGTCATTTTAAATGATACGCCGAGTGAGAAAACAATTGAAGAAGCGGCGATGATTGCAGCGTACTTTTCAAAAGCGGGACAATCGGGACAAATTCCAGTGGATTATACAACAATTCGTAATGTACATAAACCGAGTGGCAGTAAACCAGGATTTGTAACGTACGATAACCAGAAAACACTTTACGCGACGCCGGATTATGACATGATTCGTCAGTTGAAAGCTGAAGAAGTGTAA
- a CDS encoding VOC family protein, with the protein MKIPKITTFLMFNGDAEEAIQRYTSLFEDSEMITMVKYDDTIPEQAGKVQHSIFTLNGQVFMAIDNMNGTEIEMNPAMSLYVTVKDQFEMDQLYNGLKEDGAILMPKTDMPPQFREFAWIQDKFGVNFQLALPESKK; encoded by the coding sequence ATGAAAATACCTAAAATCACAACGTTTTTAATGTTTAATGGCGACGCTGAAGAAGCGATCCAACGTTATACATCATTATTTGAAGATAGCGAAATGATTACAATGGTGAAATACGATGACACCATTCCCGAACAGGCAGGGAAAGTGCAACATTCCATTTTTACATTAAACGGCCAAGTATTTATGGCGATTGATAATATGAATGGCACAGAGATTGAAATGAACCCAGCGATGTCATTATATGTGACAGTGAAAGACCAATTTGAAATGGATCAACTCTACAATGGGTTAAAAGAAGATGGCGCGATTTTAATGCCGAAAACTGATATGCCACCTCAATTTCGTGAATTCGCCTGGATTCAAGATAAATTCGGTGTGAACTTCCAACTCGCATTACCAGAATCAAAGAAATAA
- the gmk gene encoding guanylate kinase, with amino-acid sequence MDTEKGLLIVLSGPSGVGKGTVRKRIFDDPHTSYKYSISMTTRQMREGEQDGVDYFFKTRDEFEKLIEADEFIEYAEYVGNYYGTPVQYVKDTMNAGHDVFLEIEVEGAKQVRKKFPDALFIFLAPPSLDHLTERLIGRGTESKEKIESRVKEAKKEVEMMNLYDYVVVNDEVDLAKDRIQSIVEAEHLKRERIEAKYRKMLLEAKK; translated from the coding sequence ATGGATACTGAAAAAGGCTTACTAATAGTACTCTCAGGCCCTTCTGGTGTTGGCAAGGGCACAGTTAGAAAACGTATTTTTGATGATCCACACACATCTTATAAATATTCTATCTCGATGACAACGCGTCAAATGCGAGAAGGGGAACAAGATGGCGTTGATTATTTTTTCAAAACGAGAGATGAATTTGAAAAACTCATTGAAGCAGATGAGTTTATTGAATACGCAGAGTATGTAGGAAATTATTACGGCACACCCGTGCAATATGTTAAAGATACGATGAATGCAGGTCACGATGTATTTTTAGAGATTGAAGTTGAAGGGGCCAAGCAAGTGCGCAAAAAATTTCCAGATGCGCTATTTATCTTTTTAGCACCACCAAGCCTAGACCATTTAACAGAGCGTTTAATCGGTCGTGGTACAGAATCAAAAGAAAAAATTGAAAGTCGCGTAAAAGAAGCGAAAAAAGAAGTTGAGATGATGAATCTTTACGATTATGTTGTCGTAAACGATGAAGTGGATCTAGCGAAAGACCGCATTCAGTCCATTGTTGAAGCTGAACATTTAAAGCGAGAACGCATTGAAGCGAAATACAGAAAAATGTTATTGGAGGCCAAAAAATAA
- the rpoZ gene encoding DNA-directed RNA polymerase subunit omega, which yields MLYPPLHQLQDKINSKYLIATTAAKRARELQDDPDHLLLDRYESKKTVGRALEEIAASKIHPHVDESHF from the coding sequence ATGTTATACCCACCGTTACACCAATTACAAGATAAAATTAACTCTAAATATTTAATTGCGACAACAGCCGCTAAACGTGCACGTGAGTTACAAGATGACCCTGATCATTTATTATTAGATCGTTATGAAAGCAAAAAAACAGTAGGCCGTGCGTTAGAAGAAATCGCAGCAAGCAAAATTCATCCACACGTTGATGAATCACACTTTTAA
- the pyrE gene encoding orotate phosphoribosyltransferase: protein MSKLIAKALLDIEAVSLSPNEMYTWSSGIKSPIYCDNRVTLGYPEVRTAIRDGLIELIQQHFADVAIVSGTATAGIPHAAYISDKMNLPMNYVRSKSKSHGKQNQIEGARSEGKKVVVIEDLISTGGSSITAVEALQETGAEVLGVVAIFTYGLNKADETFKVAGVPFYTLSNYDELIEVAREESKISEDDIQTLVEWRNQL from the coding sequence ATGTCAAAATTAATCGCTAAAGCATTATTAGATATCGAAGCCGTATCATTATCACCGAATGAAATGTATACATGGAGTTCCGGCATTAAATCACCTATTTATTGTGATAACCGTGTCACACTCGGATATCCAGAAGTACGTACCGCGATTCGTGACGGCTTAATTGAATTGATTCAACAACATTTTGCTGATGTAGCAATCGTATCAGGAACAGCAACAGCCGGCATTCCACATGCGGCGTATATTTCAGATAAAATGAACTTGCCAATGAATTACGTACGTTCAAAAAGTAAAAGTCACGGCAAGCAAAACCAAATCGAAGGCGCGCGCAGTGAAGGCAAAAAAGTAGTGGTCATTGAAGATTTAATTTCAACAGGTGGCTCTTCTATCACAGCAGTCGAAGCATTACAAGAAACGGGTGCCGAAGTGTTAGGTGTCGTTGCGATTTTCACTTACGGTTTAAATAAAGCAGACGAGACGTTTAAAGTAGCAGGTGTTCCTTTTTATACGTTAAGCAACTATGATGAACTGATTGAAGTGGCACGTGAAGAAAGCAAAATTTCAGAAGATGACATTCAAACATTAGTCGAATGGCGTAATCAATTATAA
- a CDS encoding serine/threonine protein kinase: protein MKEEAPYKITKNGKFYIDNNRSLYELPDWIEEPFPVVDNQESNYLLKTYKIEKCIHLSNTGGVYLGVNKNNEKYIIKEARPYVGYSANLKDDSVVYRKNEFNNFNNMSNLLNVPKTKESFFDSGHFFTVVEYINGYTLFDIFENNNLLNHYLPTKEKKEEFLFKLIEQVKSVHKINFYIGDISSVNIMYNKNDNKLYFIDLEYSGFGESTTYTENNTPGFKVKSDKLNVFEQDIQSLALTFASMFFKDREKVTSNTNLIKYHLRRVEKLGVITYKTYKTLLTMLIY, encoded by the coding sequence ATGAAAGAAGAAGCACCATATAAAATAACTAAAAATGGTAAATTTTATATAGACAATAATCGTTCTTTATATGAATTGCCTGATTGGATTGAAGAACCTTTTCCAGTTGTTGATAATCAAGAGAGTAATTATCTATTAAAAACATATAAAATTGAAAAGTGCATACATCTATCAAATACTGGAGGAGTATATTTAGGAGTAAATAAGAATAATGAAAAATATATTATTAAAGAAGCTAGACCATATGTTGGATATTCTGCAAATTTAAAAGATGATAGTGTTGTTTATAGAAAGAATGAATTCAACAACTTTAATAATATGTCAAATTTGTTGAACGTACCTAAAACAAAAGAGAGCTTTTTTGATTCTGGTCATTTTTTTACTGTAGTTGAATATATAAATGGATATACCTTATTTGATATCTTTGAAAATAATAATCTTTTAAACCACTATCTACCAACTAAAGAAAAAAAAGAAGAATTTCTATTTAAATTAATAGAGCAAGTAAAATCCGTTCATAAAATCAACTTTTATATTGGTGATATTTCGTCAGTTAATATTATGTACAATAAAAATGACAATAAACTTTACTTTATAGACTTAGAATATTCAGGTTTTGGTGAAAGTACTACTTATACTGAAAACAACACTCCTGGTTTCAAAGTAAAATCAGATAAATTAAATGTTTTTGAACAGGATATTCAAAGTTTAGCTTTAACATTTGCCTCAATGTTTTTTAAAGATAGAGAGAAAGTAACTTCCAATACCAATTTAATAAAGTATCATTTGAGAAGAGTTGAAAAATTAGGAGTTATTACATATAAAACGTATAAAACTCTATTGACAATGCTGATTTATTAG